A segment of the Mercurialis annua linkage group LG4, ddMerAnnu1.2, whole genome shotgun sequence genome:
aatttaacaattaatttatttctacaaaacagaagaaagaaagaaagaaagaaacatATTAATAGGTCATGTCGTGCAGAAGATGGCTTTGTCAAGTGATTGGTATATGTAGTAGTATTAATTTGTCTCCATTTATCTATAAGCAACCAAAAACAATAACATGACTTGATGATCAACCCGTGAATAAGTTGGAATTTGCAAGATcatttcattataattaaacacaaaTCATGAATGAAATGTCCAAAAAGTTATAAATCAAGTTTAAAAATGTTCGTTAGTTTTTTGCATTAATCAATAGATTTTACATATATATGTGCATCTCAAATATGCATATTAGGTTACCTATTTTATGTATCTCTTGTTACAACATATAATACTTAAATTATTGTTTCTTGATCTAatggtttaaattttaatatatagttgATTTGTCCATGCTGGTTTGCATTATTTGAGCAAACAACTTTTTTTAGtgtgataaaaaatttatatgccAAATGAAGCTTAAATAATGTTAAAGTCAAATGTATTGCATAGaggctatttattattttgatcaaTTCAGACTAATTAATTACTAGTTGATTGAATTTTTaggaataaataaaattagattaGTCAAGAGACGTCTGCAACTTGCTAGAACTCTTCAGTTGACTAGAATTATATTATTAGTCATATGAAAAAAGTATTGAATTATTAAAAGATGATGCCGATCTTTTTTTTAAGCATCCATTTCTTattaactagtttcgcattacgtgctatgcatgtggctcgtaacgtaacttctcaatgaacatattaataaatttattataattatatcaatttttttatttataactaatattaaattagtataaaaattttataaaagtaaatataatatattcggttattaattttttttttcatactgaatttattcttcttttggttttataataaccataattaaataattaacttaattttattaataatatctttaaaaataataagatagaaatttaaataataatatattgaccaaatacaatattttaattttgtagttcaatcaaactaataGATAGGTATTTTTCATGGTTGTCAAACCCGGCCCGGTGATAAAACCGGTGAGACTAGAGGGTCAAGGGTTAAAGGTTCAACCGGGGTTCAACCGGGGTTCAACCGGAATTAAAcccgtattataaaaataaaaaaataaaaaattataactattaataatcatatatatatattatataataagaaaCATAGACACAAATACTAAGTTAGCTTGGTGGTATTGAATACTTCCACTAAAAATACTAAACAACCAAGGCTCAAATTCCAGCAATGACATTTAAattccttatttttttttaataagggCTTGGGTTTTTAAGTGATTGACCGAACCGGATCGGGTTTTCCGGTTATTGGACCGGTTAATTGGTCCAATTCAGCGGTTATCCGGCCGGTTCGATTAAAAAACCGCGGGTTTGTAATTATAAGGGTTTTTAGTGCAACCCGAACCGTTGATATGACCGCTTCGAGGGTTTTCCGGtcgaaccggccggtccggttcgGGTTTGACAACCATggtatttctactaatttggagacaatttagttattttttacatactaaaaattaaattgtagataatttagttacctattctaattaggactttaattataatagtgattaattaaataaccaattagttaatgactataaaattattatttataataaactgaaaaggattattcagtaaatttgcatgtcccccatccgtgcttttatatatttCTTATTAATTAAGGTACACATTGTAACAATGTTTTAAAAAGGAGACATGTCCctacttaattaataaaataatggaaTACTTCATTGAATTATTTACGTATATTATGTtgaaactatatatataattttgtattATATAGTTTCAGCATATTATTGCATAGTAATCCAACCAAATGATTGCATAATTCTTgtccataattatatttttaaatgaagtATTTATTTAATGTTGAAGTGGGACTCAATGTTCTACACATTGCCGTTTAATTTGCTATTTATTAAGCAATTGAAAAATGATGATAAACAAAATAAAGGTGATGAGAGCTaagtataataataattaagatCGAAATGGGAGACAAAGGTCACATGTCAACACAGTGTGATATGTcatataaacatgaaatatAGTACTAATATATAGCACTCTCATATTCTTCTAAGCAGCATGGCTAATTAGATAAACATTTAAAGGTTGCTACAAATTTTAAGTCCTTTGCAGTGTTATTGATTTCAAAAAGACATTATTATCAaactattatattatttatcactaaattaaatatacaaaaaaaaatgtgcAAAGGCTGCTCTCTCTGGCAGTCGATCACCAGTTAGTTTTTGTTGTCTTCTAGGGCTGTAAACGAACTTAATTGCTCACAAATGATACGGCATTCTGTTTCAAAAGAGTTTGGTATGTGTTCGTTCGCATTTTAAATAAATCGAGCtcgattttaattttatgtttatttatttaaacaagtTAAACATGAACATTGTAATGTTCGGCTCGTTACATTCATGAACTCGtgcataaatttatttaactgTTCGTGAACGGACTCGTATATGAGTTCGATCTATTGTTAATAAGCGTGCTAAAATATAAGCTCAATTAAGAGTTCGTGAACTTGCTCGTACATATGTTTGATAAAGAATTTATAACTAGCTCgtatgtaaataaaatataaaaattcttttaatttattaaactataattttaagTAAAACTTCGTAGTTttgttaaaagaaaataaatgagttatatgattttaaaagttatgtATATGTTTACTCCTATTATACCAAAAGTCTCTTAACCCTAAAATTGAATTTATGCTTCGTTTGTATTCAGTTTGTGTTCATTAGCTATTAAATAAGTTAAGTTTGTATTCGTTCATTTAAACTCGAACCGTACATgaacattataattttttaatgaatcGAATACGAACCGTACATGaacactataattttttaatgaatcTAGCACGAACACCTCATTTAAAATTCGAATGAAGATGAATCAAAAGATGAGTGTCTCTCTTGTATAACAAAATGAACATAAAAACTTCGAACTTCAGAATATCATTACATAAAAACTTCAAACTTCAGAATATGTCTCCACTTTCTATTATCATATGTAGAAGTTAAAGATGCCTTCAGTGACGGAGCTATGCGTGGACAGATCCGTGTGTTCACCTTGGTAGAAACTGCAAGCTTATTTAAcgaaaaagttttaattttgaacttttcactcgttaatttgtatgaaaaatatttattaattagtttttatattaaaatttgctACGGACTAAATTTTTTGGCTACACTTTTGGTAGTTGAGGAAAATAGAATAAACTTGCTAATTATGTGTGGAGCTTATTGGGGAAATAACAAGTTATATTCTTGGATGAAGGGTCACTTGTTTTTTCTTGTCATTTTCCTCACAAGATTAGTTTAGGTTTTAGAATGATGATAAAGGGTAGATGAGATGAGGATCACCacaatattaataaaaagtGGGTGGGGGTGACTTAGAGTTGTAGGGCAAGGATGATCATGTACCTAAGGGGTACCTTCATTATGTATTAATTATCTTCTCTTCTTCTTAATGCTATACATGTTGGGTAGAGAGGAAAGTAAGAAGAAAATGAAGCCAatactaaattttgtgtttAATATGTTTTGTGTGTACACATTCAAGTTCCAACACATTCCTTGTAAAATATCCAAAATGTCTCCCATAAATCAAACTCTAAATTGTGCATACTTTGCTTCTTGTTCTTTGATgttggcattcttttattattattatttgaattctTGTTATTGGTGTGATTTAGTGTAGAATTCTTAGTTGGAACTTGAATAGAAATGAAAATGATAGTAGctggatttttaaaaattataaggtcaaatatttttaattctataatGTCAAGACGATAGGAAACGAgctataactattttaaatgtttgtttacaaattaagaccAATACTCTctacattttataaaaatagaaaaaataaccaattattttattacataaaaaagtgtcaattaaagacaaaattattaaaatgtccctataatcttatcatattggCATTCATTGATTAATAGTTATGATGTATGACctttaaacatataaaattataggGCACCTCCTAAAAAGGCTCTCTTAATTATGTATCCGCCTTCATAATCATAATCCGAGATTAGGCAATATTTGTATAGTGACTTTGATTTTTGTAAATCATAAGAAAAGTCTAGAAATATTatgtaaaaaagtaaaataatattttatttattaaaattattaaaagaaaatgtatAGAGAAAATCTGTCAATAGAATAATAAAACAGTAATATCAGTCGTTGTAACGAGCAGACACAGTCCCTAGTTGATTTTGTATAAAACATTGATAATGAGAAGACAACCAACAAATTGTAGCAGCTTCCAATTAAACTTTACCTTTTACAACTGAAGCAACATGTCAATTGGACTTGAATTGAAATTGTGTGACAAATAATCTTGTTATTTCAAGCATTTATTTCACAAACCAACACTGTTAACAAGTGAAAACATTTCTTCCTCATCAAAATGGATGTGAGGATCAATTTACATTATATTGAGATTTCAAACATTTATTTCATACAGCAACTCTGTCCAACACGAACTGTTATTTCACAAAGATTCATTGGTTGCTTCTTAAGGAACACAAAGAACAGAGAAATTTATTCACTGACAAAATTTCATTAGTCACGTCAAATAATTGCGCTAACATAAATAAGTAATATGAACAAAAGAATTCAATTATAGCAGTCAAAGAATAAATTCATCTGAATAAACAACACAAGCTGTGGCTACTTGAGCAACGAAAGAGTATTGAGTTCTAAGAGTGTACCCAGAGTCTGTCCGCTTTTATCATCCGTTTGCTATGACCTCAGCAGCATGACATAGTCAATATCATTAACGGTGCACTTGAAGGAACCGCTTTGCCAACTGAAACATTTTTCCAACAAAATTGTACTCTAAAAGCCAACTACACATCTCTCAGGACAGGCCAACCTTTCCTAACAATATCGCTGATCTTTGCTTCAATCTGGCTTTGAATCTTAGGAGGACAGAGCTCCACCGCATAACCATTTAGCTTAGCTGCCAAACTAGACTTTTCAAGCTCCTCTTCTGGCAAGTTCCCCATCAGCTGAAGAAGAAATGGTCTTCGCTTCAGCTCAAATTTCTgcaaccaaatgttaaaaattcAACAGTTGCCACAGTAAGGACAAGTATGTAATTTTCGGAGCTAAGAACAATCTGCAATTCTTGGAATAAGAGTCAATCCTATCATTAGTGGACAAGGAATCAAAGATTTCACTATATTTTTATACTTGCAATCGTGCGAGATCCTATAAAAAAAGTTGAGATATTAACAGAACTGATTATCCATGCATGCATATGCACCACAAGAGAAAAAGGAGGATGACACCCTAGATTATGGTTTTGCAATGTGAAGTTGGTGTAGAAATAACAGAAGTTGGAAGTTTACTAAGACGCTTCTATAGCTCTAATAAATACTTTACAGGTTATAAGGCTCAGAAATAACATTTTCATACCACCTACATAAAAGAGTGCTATCAATTGGATTGACCATTAGATTTGATTCAATATTAACATGATCATGTTTGGTAGAAGACGAAAATCAACATCGTTCGTTGGATTGACTCTTTAGATTTAATTCTTGACTTTTGCTTCTCCATTTTGGCAGGAGTGAGAGTTTATTTTACTGTTCTCTTTTAAGGAAGAAATTCTTCAGGACTGAAATTTGTTCTCAGTGAAGAGTTATCATGTAGGACAGTTACATGCATATGAAATCCATTAGAAGATAGGAGACATCTCTTAGATGTTCTAGGAATTTTCATTCTTTGTCTACCAGCGCCACTATGTCCCTGACAACATCTCAGCTAAACTAAGTCTTATTCCAAACTAACTTTACATGTATACATCAAGAAGTCGCCAATTTCTCTAAGTGTAAACCTAACTTTACATACATATAATTGTAATCATTACAGAAATAGCTTAAtagttaaaagttaaaactaaaAGTACAATAACATACATAATAACATCCTActgaattatataaatatatctaGCTTAGCACAACCTCTGTTGATGCATATATCAAACAGAAATTCAAGTACAAAACTTGCTAGAGTACAATTTTATTATCCTTTACGATTCAGGATTCGTGCCTTAATGCGTGATGCATAAGACTGAAACCATAACAATGACCAAATTATTGTCAATTCAGTAGTCCAAGTTGAAGAAGTCATCTAAAGCAGGAATTGCTTTGAGTATATGAAACCAGAAAAAGATATGTTTCAACACATAATAGTCTTCAGGTACTATACACAAGTGCATATAATATCATGAGACTAACTTGTAAATTTATTGTAATAATGATTTCTGAATTTCTCACTAGAGGGACAATGTCTAACTCAACTCATTTTTCAAATGGAGGTCATTTATCAAGTTTAGCTCATTCCGAATTATCTAACTTTCATTTCATTGAAAATGTTAACACACACCAGATTCTCCCATATCAATACTAGACAGACACATAGCTATATAGCCACAATATTCACTTTCCAATAGGATCTAACCATAAATATCCATGCAAATCTACCCAAAAACTCATGGTTCAAATTGGTTAATTATACATGCTAATGAGGAAATCTCTGTCTACTATTatctataaaataatcatcAGTCGAAACCAACATATAACAAAACCGGAGAAACACAAAGTTCAAAGAAACCTGATGTTCAGGTTCCGCAGGATAAAATGCAATGAATTGTTGAATTTGAGTAGTAACAACACTACTCCTGGACTTCAATTGCTCATTCTCTTTACTAACAGCCGCCAATCTCGATTCATCAGATCCATTAGTAAATATAATTGACCTGCatttttaatcttaattaaCATACAACCACACAATTCgcatttcaaatttaaaaaaaacaatctaaTTATCCATtctaaaacaaaaagaaaaaagaaaaccaTTAAATACTATAATCTTGTTTACCTGTACTGATTACCTACATCAGGACCTTGACCAAAAACCTGCCTTGAATCATGACTTGACCAAAACACATCAAGTATTTGCCTATAACTGATTACTCTTGGATCATATTCTACCTGCAATtcagttaaaataaataattttttactagGAACAGTAATATTATTAGCAGTGAAAAAATGAATTCGTTAATTCATAATGAGGAGGTACCTGTACGGACTCGGCGTGATCGCCTAAGCTTCGATATTCTGGGTTAGATTTAGATCCGCCGGAATATCCAGCAGTTGTTCGGATAACACCATTTAAGCATCCAAATATTGCTTCGGATCTCCAGAAACTACCGAGAGCGAAGACTGCTGTTTTGACAGGCTGATTGGAATGATCCGATTGGTCTCTGGATGGAGTGGAGATCCGTTCAGGGATCCGAATTGAAAACGCGGGTTGATTGATTATTGATGATGAAATTATGAGTAGTAATGCAACTGTTGTAAAGGAGAAATTAGTAAGAGAGAAAGCCATCTCTCTCACTCATTGTTTGCCGGAAACTTTGTCTCAGAATATTGTTACATGGTAATCCGGGCGGATCAGCCCAACAAACAACAAACCCACAAGCCCGTTAACAAAAGAGTGTTTAATCGATAATAGGAAATaagaaatatttacaaaatacaaTTAGGCTTCTTTAAATAAGTACCCTACatgattatatttaattagatttttactgtTGACCAAAAAACAGTTGATgacatattttttaagtttctaaattgcacaaataactttataatatttgaggattactgtcaactataaaaaaggaaggaagtggttacaaaaatcaaaatctcctacaaaatctcaaatcatatatatatatatatatagcaagtaatattcaaaaatctttaataatccttaattacagtaactgataatttgaattatatgctATAAACGGCAAAagggaaattaaaaaaataaaaacaacaagcatttgagaaacaaaaaaaattccagcgagaaattcatcaacttatcataaacaatcaacaaatatgaatacacaatataaattcatttatttgtaaaaacaaAACCGATATACTGTCAGTTTACATGTAGTTaaccattaataaattaaatttaaaaaaaaactattaacatcataaaatcatttttagataaatctaaCAATAATATATCCTAAAATTAACAGTACACTAAATTAGTTAACTGTGAGTTAACCAGTAGTCACTTATtagttaactttaactaataaaaaaaataattaacattatgtATTCATGTTTTAGATAACCAACACAAATAtagttaattaatagttaaccgttagaaaatatataattacctactaattattttaaaatttattcaaatataacaaaaaaaataactgaacatcaaatttcaattattttaaaaataatcatacgtataaaaataactgttagttaactattagtcacatattagttaactgtaattaaaaaagtaattatcaatatatattcatgttttatataaaaaaatcatataaagttagttaactattaattaaccattagaAAACATTTAGTTAACCTAATTATTTTcgaataattaaaaacataaaatacaaattaacaTGAAGTTAACATGCAGTTAACTATTaggatattattaataaaccattagttaaccaacTAGAAAATCAAgccataaaatacaaaaatatttcgcggacatAAATTACAACGATTACATCAGATTCAAAATGAACAgagaatacaaaaaaaatcaaacacaagAAATACAAAAACTCCATgttgttaaagaaaaaatagCACTTTTAATTTCATCTTGTTGTTGTAAACAACGAACCATCTCTCTTCTTTAAAACTATCGGAGCCGTCGTCACTGCCGTTGAGAAAAACAAAGAATATGGAGTTGCTGTTGTACTTGGGGATGGCACGAATGGTTGGCGATGAGTGGATGGCTGCCGGAGCGTAGATGAAGAGACTGCTGGTGGAGAGAGGAGAGCCGAGAAGGGAAGAGATCGCCAAATGAGAAAGAGATGCGGACCGccataagaaaagaaaaaatggttggaggaaaaggaaaaagaacaattaaaataaaatggaaaGATTTGGTTAATGGAGTAATGGAGAGAAATATGGCAAAAATCTATGAAAAATCTAAGATAAATGGAAACATGCAAATCAATTATGAGAGGTTGCCAATAATGAGAGAATAATGGGAGGTTATTATTTTAGATAGTTGTATTTTGCTAATTTCAAAAGTATATTTGTGCAAAgcaaaatcattaaatttaaattaaaaaattagtaatagtataattcaaaataaacttttgCTCcagtaaaattcaaaataaaatagtcTAAACCAGTAATCTGTGTAATTTTCTCATACAAttaatctcaaaaataattatcaaaatacaattttaaaaaatatattttaaaaaatttgaatttttaatatagaAAAGATGGTATGTATATAGTTAATACTACAAATTTTGTTTATAATCCAAATAATATACctacataattatttaattttatatatatttcgtatataatatgaataaatattgtctaaaaaaataattaaaaaaacatggGATTTGGTTTTATGCTATTTCTTAAATCTAATTTCTAGGTGAGGACGAGCGGCGGCGGCGAGATAGTGCTGATATCAAGGGCGACGGCGAGCGGAGGATGGCATCGACCAGCAGATGTCGTGGTGAAGTTGTTTGTAAGGTAAAGATTGACAGTAATGAAGATATTAACGGATGaagtatttcaattttttggaTTTCTATCCACAAACTTTttagattttatatatttaaaacaattatagttCACACCATCAATTTCACAGCAACATGTCAATTAAATCTCTGAAATATTTGATCAAACAAATTAATTCGTCATCTGATTGTGTTTCTATAAAAATCAAATGGTTCAAATCTTAACCGTGTTCATCGTATTATTAAAGTTCAAATaggtaatttgtttttaatctCATTGGTATATAGTCAGACCATTCTGTATGAAAAAGTCATGTTCGATGAGTACATTGCTAAAAGAATAAAGCTTAAAAATGTTAATGGTACAAGTTGAggtgctaaaaagtgaaattaaCCATACTTTTGcggtaatattttattttaactttacgACGTGTCCTCTCACGAATGGACTTTCAGTAATTATTTCACAGCACTACCTCATCCTCGTTTCGTTTAAGAAGAGAGAAACCCACTCACAGTCACAGAGCAGCACCAAAAGTTGAGCAGCACAAAttcttaacaaaaataaaatcgtAAAAATAGAGTCTGATCGTAAGAGGAAGAAGGATTCGATCTCCGTAGATCGGAAAAGCAAAGAAAAggatcaaaaagaaaaagaaaacactAAAAAACGGTCTAAAATGTCGTCATCGTCATCGGCCAATCAAGTTAGGGCTTCGCACATACTTATAAAGCACGAAGGTTCTAGA
Coding sequences within it:
- the LOC126677317 gene encoding peptide methionine sulfoxide reductase A5; the encoded protein is MAFSLTNFSFTTVALLLIISSSIINQPAFSIRIPERISTPSRDQSDHSNQPVKTAVFALGSFWRSEAIFGCLNGVIRTTAGYSGGSKSNPEYRSLGDHAESVQVEYDPRVISYRQILDVFWSSHDSRQVFGQGPDVGNQYRSIIFTNGSDESRLAAVSKENEQLKSRSSVVTTQIQQFIAFYPAEPEHQKFELKRRPFLLQLMGNLPEEELEKSSLAAKLNGYAVELCPPKIQSQIEAKISDIVRKGWPVLRDV